TGCGGGCACCAGACCGTGCGTTCAGTCGCTGCGGCGCGCGCCTTCCAGTCGGTCTGCGTCACCAGCCCCTTGGCGCTGGCATCGTTGAGGCAGATGGCGATGCGCTCGACCGGCGCTTCCGCGTCGAAGGGCAGCCAGGCGGCGCCCGACAGCGTGATGGCGATCTGCGCCACCAGGAGCTCGATGCCGCGGGGCATCCACAGGCCGACCATGTCGCCGGGCCCAACACCAGCGAGCGCGAGGCCACGGGCCTGGGCCTGGGCCTGCTCCCAGACCTGCACATAGCTCAGCCGGCGATCACCACAGATCATCGCCGGGTGATCGGGACGTGCAGCGACGCTCGCTGCGAAGATCTCGGCGAGCACTTCGTCGCGCAGCAAATCGGGCCGCTTCTCGCCGGCCAGCATCGCGAGCGCCGTCACGCCCGAGCCGGCTGTACCGGCCGAAACTGTGGTGATGTCGTTCATCCTGCTCCGCCGCAGGTCCCGGCCGACGCCTGGACTGCACCTCATGCCGGGCGGCCGCCACCCCATGACGACACGTCCATCAAACCTAGGCCGGACACCCCGCAGCCGCGCGGAAGCTCGCTTGCCGGCCGTATAGGAGCAGATGTGGCTTAACCGCGGCTGAACGGCAAGCCTGAAGACCCGGGTGCGATCACGTGACCGTCCGCTTTTGGCGGCCGAACGTCACATCCAGGTCGCCTTGCCGCCTTCGACCACGAGGATCTTGCCCTGCCAGATCTCGACGCGCGCCGCATCGGCCGTGCCGACGGCGCCGATCAGCGCCAGCACCGCCCGCGCCACACCGCCATGGCTGACCATCACCGTGTCCGGCGCCAGCCCCTCGAGCACCGGCCGGATACGCTCCGCCAGCATGCGGTAGCTCTCGCCACCGGGCGGCACGAAGCCCCATTTGTCGCTTTCGCGGGCCTGTGCGAGCTCGCGCTCGCTCTTGCGGATCTCGCGCCAGGTGAAGCCTTCCCAGTCGCCGAAGGTTAGTTCGCGCAAGCGCTCGTCGATGCGGAAACCGTCTGATGGCAGATCGAGTTCGCGGCGCAGGATCGTCATCGTCTCGCGCGCCCGCTCCATCGGCGAGCAGAGATAGTCCACGCTGGCGTAGTTCGGCGTCAGCGCCTTGAGCCGGCGCGCCGCCTCCTCAGCCTGCATCCGGCCGAGCGAGTTGAGCGGAATGTCCTTCCCGCCCTGCAACCGGCCCTCGCGATTCCAGTCGGTTTCACCGTGGCGAACGAGGAAGAGGCGGCCGGGAATCGTCAGCGGAGTCATGCTTCGCCTCATGCACGCTAGCGACAGCAACGTCAAAGCGGCGAAAGCGCCGCAGGGGCCGCCCTCACTGCCTCGTGAGCTTTGTGGTGGCCGCGCCTCGCTACCCTGTGTAAGAGGCAGGCTCTCGCATCGCTCGACAGTCGCATGAACGCCACGCTGACATTACCGGATGGCCGCAGGCTCGACCTCGGCCACAGGCCCCTGCTGATGGGCGTGGTCAACGTCACCCCGGATTCCTTTTCCGATGGCGGCCTCTTCGCCGACCCCGCCGTGGCGGTCGCGCATGGGCTGACGCTGGTGCGGCAGGGTGCCGATATCGTCGATGTCGGCGGCGAGTCGACACGGCCCGACCATATCCGCCTCGATGCGGCAAGCGAGCTTGCCCGTGTCCTGCCGGTGATCACCGGCATCGCCGCCCAGAGCGACATCCCGATCTCGATCGACACCTACAAGGCCGAAGTCGCCGAGGCCGCGCTGAAAGCCGGCGCCGCGATCGTCAACGATGTCTGGGGCGCGCAACGCGAGCCCGCCATTGCCGGCGTCGCCGCCCGCCATGGCGCACCGATCGTCCTGATGCACAACCGCGAGGAGGTCGATCCCGGGCTCGATATCCTCACCGACGTCATGCGCTTCCTCGAACGCTCGATCGAAATCGCCATCGAAGCCGGCGTGCCACGCAGCCAGATCGTCGTCGATCCCGGCATCGGCCGCTTCGGCAAGACCGCCGAGCAGTCGCTTCTGCTGATGAAGGAGCTTCGCCGCCTCGGCGAGCTCGGCTGCCCGGTCCTGCTCGGCGCTTCCCGCAAATCGGTGCTCGGCCATGTCATCGGCAAGGCGGTGCCGGCCGAGCGCGTCGCCGCCAGCATCGCCGCGCATCTTTACGGCGTCACCCAAGGCGCCGCCATCATCCGTGCCCATGACGTCGACGAGCATGTCGACGCCTTGAAAATCTGGGCGGCGATCGGAGCAGCACAATGAGCGCGACCGGGCAGATCTTCATCGAGGCGCTCGACCTCTACGCCTATCACGGCCATTTCGCCGAGGAAGGCCGGCTCGGCCAGCGCTTCTCGATGGACCTGGTGCTGGACTGCGACCTGCGGGTATCCTCGCTCAGCGACGACATCGCCGACACCGTCGACTATGGCGAGGTCGTCGGCCTGGTGACACGCACCTTCTCGGGCAAGCGCTTCAAACTGCTCGAGGCGGCGGCGCGGGCACTGGCCGAGGCGATCCTGGCGGGATACCCCGCCGTGACCAAGGTCGCGGTCACGCTGCGCAAGCCCGCCCCGCCCATTCCCGGCCGCATGGATTCGGTCGGGATCAAGCTGGACTTCACGCGGTGAGCGTCAAGGCGACGCTCGGCCTCGGCGGCAATCTCGGCGATCCCGTGGCGGCCTTCGCGGCGGCGCTGGCGCGGCTGCGTGCTCATGCTGCAGCCGAGCTCAAGGCCGTCTCCTCGGTCTGGCGCACGGCGCCCTGGGGCAAGCTCGACCAGCCGGAATTCCGCAACATGGCGGTGCTGATCGAGACCTCGCTCACCGCCGACGACCTGCTTGCGCTCTGCCTCGACATCGAGCGCGAGAGCGGCCGCGAGCGGCGCGAGCGCTGGGGGCCACGTACGCTCGACATCGACATCCTGACCTATGGCGCGGAGACGATCGACCGGCCAGGCCTCCAGGTCCCGCATCCGCGCATCGCCGAGCGCGCCTTCGTGCTGGCGCCGCTGGCGGAGATCGCGCCGGCGGTCATGATCGGAGAGCGGAGCGTCACCGATCTGCTGATGGCAATCGCGAGCCAGGATGTCAGTCTGGATGAGGACGGAACGCATCGGCTGCGCGCCGCCTCACCGGCTCAATCCGCGTAGAGCTCCCGCAGGGTCTTCAGTACCTGTCCGAGGGTCGCGTCGGAAACGCTGCCGAGCTTCTTCCGAAGTCTTTGCTTGTCGAGCGCACGACTCTGCTCGAGCAGGATCAAGCCATCGATGCCCTGAAACTGCACCGGCACACGGAAGCCGGCAGGCCGACTGCCGGACGTCATCGGTGCGACGATGACGGTCCGCAGATAATCGTGGATTTCCGGCGGCGAGATGATGAGACAGGGGCATGTCTTCTGGATTTCGCCGCCGACTGTCGGGTCGAGCGCGGCCAGCCAGATCTCGCCGCGCTTCACCATGCCAAGGCCGCGTCTTCGCTATTGCCGAATTCCGGCCAGACGAGTTCGTCGTCCTGTTCCCGTGCGAGACGCTGCGAATCTTCGGCCCAGCCAGCGCGCGCCGGGCGGATGACCGGCTCGATCACGATGCGTCCGCCTTCGACCCTGAGCTCGACGCTGTCGCCGGCTTTGGCGCCGATCTCGGCCAGCAAAGGCTTGGGGATCAGCACGCCGGCCGAGTTCCCGAATTTCTTGACTGCGCTCAGCATGGCCCTCTCCCACTCTCGCGAGCAAGATAGGCGACGCGTCGCCTCGTTACAACAAAGTAGCTACAGAAACGTCGTCTGCAGCGCGCCGTTGCGGGCGGGCCTCAGCCCTCACTCGCCCTTGTCGAGCGAGATGTCCGGCGCGGTCGGCACCTTCATGCCGACGACATGATAGCCGGCATCGACATGCATCACCTCGCCGGTGATGCCGCGCGACATGTCGGAGACCAGGAAGACCGCAGTCTCGCCGACCTCCTCGATCGTGACGGTGCGGCGCAGCGGCGAATTGTATTCGTTCCAGCGCAGGATATAGCGGAAATCGCCGATGCCCGAGGCCGCCAATGTCTTGATCGGCCCGGCTGAAATCGCGTTGACGCGAATCTTCGACGGGCCAAGATCGGCGGCGAGATACTGCACGCTCGATTCCAGCGCCGCCTTGGCGACGCCCATGACGTTGTAGTGCGGCATCCATTTCTCGGCGCCGTAATAGGTCAGCGTCAGCAGCGAGCCGCCATCCGGCATCAGCTTCTCGGCGCGCTGTGTGATCGCCGTGAACGAATAGCAGGAGATCAGCAGCGACTTCGAGAAATTGGCCTCGGTCGTGTCGACATACCGGCCGGTCAACTCGTCCTTGTCGGAGAAGGCGATGCAGTGGACGACGAAGTCGAGCTTGCCCCAGAGCTTCTCGATCTCGGCGAAGACCGCATCGATCGTCGCCCCGTCGGTGACGTCGCAATGGCCGACGACATGGCCGCCAAGCTGCTGCGCCAACGGCTCGACCCGCTTCTTCAAGGCATCGCCCTGATAAGTGAAGGCGAGCTCGGCGCCGGCATCCGCCGCAGCCTTGGCGATGCCCCAGGCGATCGAGCGGTTGTTGGCGACGCCCATGACGAGACCGCGCTTGCCCCGCAGGAGGTTGGCGGTCGGGGCGGCGCTGCTGGATTCAGGCATCTGAGACCTTCGAACTGGACGAACCGGCAAAAGGGAACCGGACGGTCTCAT
This genomic interval from Bosea sp. 29B contains the following:
- a CDS encoding histidine phosphatase family protein; the protein is MTPLTIPGRLFLVRHGETDWNREGRLQGGKDIPLNSLGRMQAEEAARRLKALTPNYASVDYLCSPMERARETMTILRRELDLPSDGFRIDERLRELTFGDWEGFTWREIRKSERELAQARESDKWGFVPPGGESYRMLAERIRPVLEGLAPDTVMVSHGGVARAVLALIGAVGTADAARVEIWQGKILVVEGGKATWM
- the folP gene encoding dihydropteroate synthase encodes the protein MNATLTLPDGRRLDLGHRPLLMGVVNVTPDSFSDGGLFADPAVAVAHGLTLVRQGADIVDVGGESTRPDHIRLDAASELARVLPVITGIAAQSDIPISIDTYKAEVAEAALKAGAAIVNDVWGAQREPAIAGVAARHGAPIVLMHNREEVDPGLDILTDVMRFLERSIEIAIEAGVPRSQIVVDPGIGRFGKTAEQSLLLMKELRRLGELGCPVLLGASRKSVLGHVIGKAVPAERVAASIAAHLYGVTQGAAIIRAHDVDEHVDALKIWAAIGAAQ
- the folB gene encoding dihydroneopterin aldolase, with the protein product MSATGQIFIEALDLYAYHGHFAEEGRLGQRFSMDLVLDCDLRVSSLSDDIADTVDYGEVVGLVTRTFSGKRFKLLEAAARALAEAILAGYPAVTKVAVTLRKPAPPIPGRMDSVGIKLDFTR
- the folK gene encoding 2-amino-4-hydroxy-6-hydroxymethyldihydropteridine diphosphokinase, which translates into the protein MSVKATLGLGGNLGDPVAAFAAALARLRAHAAAELKAVSSVWRTAPWGKLDQPEFRNMAVLIETSLTADDLLALCLDIERESGRERRERWGPRTLDIDILTYGAETIDRPGLQVPHPRIAERAFVLAPLAEIAPAVMIGERSVTDLLMAIASQDVSLDEDGTHRLRAASPAQSA
- a CDS encoding type II toxin-antitoxin system PemK/MazF family toxin gives rise to the protein MVKRGEIWLAALDPTVGGEIQKTCPCLIISPPEIHDYLRTVIVAPMTSGSRPAGFRVPVQFQGIDGLILLEQSRALDKQRLRKKLGSVSDATLGQVLKTLRELYAD
- a CDS encoding AbrB/MazE/SpoVT family DNA-binding domain-containing protein; translation: MLSAVKKFGNSAGVLIPKPLLAEIGAKAGDSVELRVEGGRIVIEPVIRPARAGWAEDSQRLAREQDDELVWPEFGNSEDAALAW
- the fabI gene encoding enoyl-ACP reductase FabI, which produces MPESSSAAPTANLLRGKRGLVMGVANNRSIAWGIAKAAADAGAELAFTYQGDALKKRVEPLAQQLGGHVVGHCDVTDGATIDAVFAEIEKLWGKLDFVVHCIAFSDKDELTGRYVDTTEANFSKSLLISCYSFTAITQRAEKLMPDGGSLLTLTYYGAEKWMPHYNVMGVAKAALESSVQYLAADLGPSKIRVNAISAGPIKTLAASGIGDFRYILRWNEYNSPLRRTVTIEEVGETAVFLVSDMSRGITGEVMHVDAGYHVVGMKVPTAPDISLDKGE